From Desulfatiglans sp.:
AAATATTCACCCAAAGCATTCATATACCGGATAACATTCAAGCCCGGTAAAGATATTTTCCGGAGCGGAACAGACCCGGGCCTCTTGATTGAGGAGCTAAAAAGTTTTGGTGATCATAACATTATCCTTCATTATAAAAATATCCCCTCAATTGATGTTTTAATCCCTGATGAATGCTATCTATCATGGGATATAATACTCACAACCAGTCGAACTGATGATGATATTAAAGATATATTCATTTTCGTTGAAGATAATTGTGAACTCACAATCGATATTGTTGATGAATTGACCGAAGGTGATGATGATAAAGAGATAAAAAAGATTGGTGAGATACTTGTAGAAAGGCAGGTTATATCTGAAGAAGAGATAAAGAACACCCTGAACGATCAAAAACGTCTTGGAGAACTCCTTATCGAAAAAAACAAGGTTGATTACGATACCATTGAAACCGCTCTTGCGGAACAGGCCCAGATTAAAAAAACCAGGGAAAAGCACAGGGAGGAAATAAAGGCATCCAGCCTGAGGGTTACATCTGAAAAACTGGATAGCCTTGTTGATCTCGTAGGGGAACTGGTTACTGTACAGGCAAGGTTATCTCAGTTTTCATCCATCATGGATCATTCGGAACTATTATCAATAGCTGAAGAGGTGGAAAAACTTACCACTGAACTCAGGGATAATACAATGGATATCCGCATGATGCCAATAGGAACAATATTCAGCAAATTCAAACGTCTTGTGAGGGATCTTTCATCAGATCTTGGCAAAGGCATTAATCTTGTGACTGAAGGAGCTGAGACAGAACTGGACAAGACAGTCATTGACAGACTTGATGATCCGCTTGTTCACCTCATAAGAAATTGTATTGATCATGGTATAGAAACCCCCTCTGTCCGCAAAGAAAATGGCAAACCAGAGACTGGGACTATTTATCTATCCGCAGTACACAAAGGGGCATATGTTGTAATCACCATAAAAGATGATGGGGCAGGACTTAATGCTGAGGCTATCAGGGAAAAGGCTATTGAAAAGGGGATAATACAAAGAGAAGCAACTCTTTCTGAAAAGCAAATCTATGAAATCATTTTTGCTCCAGGGTTTTCAACTGCAACCACTGTTTCAAATATCTCCGGCAGAGGAGTCGGGATGGATGTTGTAAAAAGAACCATTGGGTCTCTGAGGGGATCCATCGAACTTGACAGCTTGCCAGGCAAAGGTACTGTGATCACGCTTAAACTCCCATTAACTCTCGCTATAATAAATGGTTTACTGGTATCCATCGCGGATACCAGTTATATTCTTCCCCTTGCCACTGTAGAAGAATGTGTTGAACTCACACGAGATTATTCTGATCAGTCTAAAGGTACAAATCTTCTTAATGTAAGAGGTGAAATTGTCCCTTATATACGTCTCAGAGATCATCTTAATATAAAAGGGAAAAAACCCAGTCTTGAGCATATAGTTATCACAGATGTCGAGGACAAAAGGATAGGATTTGTTGTTGATAAGGTTATAGGAGGCCATCAGACTGTAATAAAGGCGCTTGGCCCTGTTTTCAAATATGTAAAAGAGGTGTCAGGAGCAACTATCCTTGGAGATGGCAAAATTGCCCTTATCCTGGATGTTAATGCCCTGATGTTATTTAAGGAACACTAGAAAAATTGAAAACCATTGATAATAGGTTTCGTCAACAACTTAGTAGCTTAAAAGAGAGGAGTATTTTATGGCAGCAACTGAGATATTAGAAACAAACAAGTATCTGTCTTTTAAACTGGATAATGAAATCTATGCCTTTGATATTTCCCAGGTGCGAGAGGTATTGGATTATACAGAGATAACAAAGGTACCCAAAATGCCTGTCTTTGTAAAAGGCATTATTAACCTGAGGGGCGGAGTAGTACCGGTAGTGGACCTGAGGAAAAAATTCGATCTTCCCACTTCTGAAAATACAGTCAACACATGCATCATCATAATGGATATATCAATAGATAATGAAAAGACCCTTATTGGCGCGCTCGCAGATTCTGTCCAGGAGGTTATGACTATTGAACCTGATTTCATCGAACCTCCGCCTAAAATTGGAACCAGATTAGATACAGAGTTCATAAGAGGCATGGGTAAAAAAAATGATAAATTCATTATAATCATTGACATAGACAAGGTGTTTTCAGTCGGAGAGACCTATATGCTTCAGGAAACCGGAGAATATCGTGGATTTGAGGACGCTTCTCAAGAAGATATGGATAAAAATATAGATAAAAAGGAAATTAATTAATTTTAATAATATAACAGAATTATTGAAAGGAGCATAATTATGCTGAATAACATTAAAATAGGGGTCAAAATTTCAGGGGGTTTTATAATCATCCTTATCTTTATGGCAGCCGTTGCATACGTTGGATATTCCGGTATGAGAGATGTAGACGAACGTGTTTATATTTCAGACCACATGAACGAACTAACGCAGTACATGCTGGAGACAAGGTTACATGTAAACAGGTTTATAAGAAACAAGGATGGAGAACTGGTAAAAAAAGTTGATGAAAATATTAAGAAAATAAAAGAGAGATCAAATGAAGTCGCAGGGAAATTATCTGAACAGGCCGATCTGGAAAAGGTCAAGGAATTTAACACCAAGGTAGATGCTTATTATTCGTTTTTCAAGGAATACCAGGAAATCAGTAACAGGAAAGATAATGCAGTTACAACAGCAGCAAACAATGCGCTTTTGGTTATTGAAAAGGCTGAAGATTTGTCAACTAACCAGAATGCCCAGGTAATCCTAACTGACACAAATAATGTAATTCAGCAACTCCTTCAAATACGTATTGCGTTTCTCTATTACCTTTATACAAATGGCAATAAGAGCTATGCTGATACAATAGCTAAAATGGTCCCTGAACTACATGCCCTGATTACAAAAATGATTGGGAGCTCACCAGCCAATAGTTCTGTCCTGAATGAACTCAGCCGCAGTCTTACAATCTATAATGACTCCTTCTTACAAGTTGTATCCAGCATGGAAAGCCTGAATAAGGCTGAAACAGAGATGGCAAAGGCCGCTGAAGAGGCCGTGGAAATCTGCATGAAAATGATGGCTGAAATGAGAATCAAAATGAATAATGAGATAGAAAGTGCAAACAGAAACATTCTTATAGGTTTCCTTATTGCCCTCATTGTTGGTATTGTTTTTGCCTATTTTATAACCCGTTCAATAACAGTGCCTCTGGCCTTAGGAGTAGATGTAGCAGAAAACATGTCAAAGGGCATACTGCTTGATAATATCGGGGTGAATGGAAAGGATGAGATGGCCCAATTACTCGGGGCAATGGAAAAGATGGTTGCATCCTTGAGGGGCACAGTTAGTGTCGCGGAAAAAATGGCAGGAGGTGATCTTAATGTAAAGGTTAATCTGCTTTCAGATGATGATGCACTTGGGCTTGCTCTCAATTCAATGATAGAAAAACTAAGAAGTGTTGTGATGGATGTAAAATCTGCCGCAGATAATGTCGCATCAGGGAGTCAGCAGTTGAGTTCATCTTCTGAACAGATGTCTCAGGGAGCTACAGAGCAGTCAGCAGCCGCAGAACAGGCATCTTCTTCCATGGAAGAGATGTCGGCTAATATAAAACAGAATTCAGATAATGCACAGCAGACAGAAAGGATATCCTCACAAGCTGCTGAAGATGCGGAAAAAGGTGGTAAAGCCGTTGAGGAGACTGTTGAGGCCATGAAACAGATATCAAACAAAATTAATATTATTGAAGAGATTGCCCGACAGACCAATATGCTGGCCCTTAATGCAGCGATTGAGGCAGCCCGCGCCGGTGAGCATGGAAAGGGCTTTGCTGTTGTTGCCGATGCTGTGCGTAAACTTGCGGAAAAGAGCCAGGCAGCAGCAGGAGAGATAAGTAATCTTTCTACTTCAAGTGTTGAAATAGCAGTAAATGCCGGTGAAATGTTCAAAAAAATCGTTCCTGATATACGCAAAACAGCCGAACTGGTGCAGGAGATAAGCGCCTCATCAAATGAGCAGAACACTGGCGCGGATCAAATCAATCAGGCGCTTCAACAACTGGATCAGGTTATACAGCAAAACGCCTCCGCATCTGAAGAAATGGCATCAACAGCAGAAGAGCTGGCCTCTCAGGCTGAACAATTGAAAGATTCTATCGAATTTTTTAATATTGGAAATTACTCAACCTCTTCTGGCGCACAAAAGTCTTACAGGATAAATACAAATAAAAACTTGGCTGCCAAAAAAATGGAAAATAAAGCCTTGGTTGCAAAAGGAAAAATAAAACCTGTAGAGAAAGGCTTAATGCTGAATATGGGAGATGGAGATGATCATAAGGACTCATTAGATAATGAGTTTGAAAATTATTAACCCTTTCTGCCAATTATCACAATCCGATTGTGATAATTGGCAATTTTAATACAGCAGATCACACATGGATATTTTCAATCAGCGTCTCTCTCAAAACGACTTCTCCCGATTGAGTCAGTTTATATACTCCCATGCTGGCATTAAAATGCCCCTATCGAAAATTAGTATGGTAGAGGCACGGATAAGAAAACGTCTTCAAAAACTAAACATGCGAGGCTTCAGTGATTATTGTGGATATCTATTCAGTCCCCAAGGTATGGAAAAAGAATTATCCTTTTTCATTAATGCAATCACAACCAATAAGACTGATTTTTTTCGGGAACCTGCACACTTTGAATACCTCGTTCAGAAGGCTGTACCCGAATTAATT
This genomic window contains:
- a CDS encoding chemotaxis protein CheA, with the protein product KYSPKAFIYRITFKPGKDIFRSGTDPGLLIEELKSFGDHNIILHYKNIPSIDVLIPDECYLSWDIILTTSRTDDDIKDIFIFVEDNCELTIDIVDELTEGDDDKEIKKIGEILVERQVISEEEIKNTLNDQKRLGELLIEKNKVDYDTIETALAEQAQIKKTREKHREEIKASSLRVTSEKLDSLVDLVGELVTVQARLSQFSSIMDHSELLSIAEEVEKLTTELRDNTMDIRMMPIGTIFSKFKRLVRDLSSDLGKGINLVTEGAETELDKTVIDRLDDPLVHLIRNCIDHGIETPSVRKENGKPETGTIYLSAVHKGAYVVITIKDDGAGLNAEAIREKAIEKGIIQREATLSEKQIYEIIFAPGFSTATTVSNISGRGVGMDVVKRTIGSLRGSIELDSLPGKGTVITLKLPLTLAIINGLLVSIADTSYILPLATVEECVELTRDYSDQSKGTNLLNVRGEIVPYIRLRDHLNIKGKKPSLEHIVITDVEDKRIGFVVDKVIGGHQTVIKALGPVFKYVKEVSGATILGDGKIALILDVNALMLFKEH
- a CDS encoding chemotaxis protein CheW encodes the protein MAATEILETNKYLSFKLDNEIYAFDISQVREVLDYTEITKVPKMPVFVKGIINLRGGVVPVVDLRKKFDLPTSENTVNTCIIIMDISIDNEKTLIGALADSVQEVMTIEPDFIEPPPKIGTRLDTEFIRGMGKKNDKFIIIIDIDKVFSVGETYMLQETGEYRGFEDASQEDMDKNIDKKEIN
- a CDS encoding HAMP domain-containing protein → MESLNKAETEMAKAAEEAVEICMKMMAEMRIKMNNEIESANRNILIGFLIALIVGIVFAYFITRSITVPLALGVDVAENMSKGILLDNIGVNGKDEMAQLLGAMEKMVASLRGTVSVAEKMAGGDLNVKVNLLSDDDALGLALNSMIEKLRSVVMDVKSAADNVASGSQQLSSSSEQMSQGATEQSAAAEQASSSMEEMSANIKQNSDNAQQTERISSQAAEDAEKGGKAVEETVEAMKQISNKINIIEEIARQTNMLALNAAIEAARAGEHGKGFAVVADAVRKLAEKSQAAAGEISNLSTSSVEIAVNAGEMFKKIVPDIRKTAELVQEISASSNEQNTGADQINQALQQLDQVIQQNASASEEMASTAEELASQAEQLKDSIEFFNIGNYSTSSGAQKSYRINTNKNLAAKKMENKALVAKGKIKPVEKGLMLNMGDGDDHKDSLDNEFENY